Proteins encoded together in one Pangasianodon hypophthalmus isolate fPanHyp1 chromosome 18, fPanHyp1.pri, whole genome shotgun sequence window:
- the pmch gene encoding pro-MCH: MMINSSSLIFALALLVNSFARSATLALPESRIQDDIANQDSFSSVMDEDGMNIAGPSDFSPRRFPLIEGRLADEHGTKRIFILSDLGSKGASGSDASSGFGRAFTVLSPWRIDRALAATQKDEWHNADDLIPMAKRNMDNKMLRCMIGRVYRPCWQA; the protein is encoded by the exons ATGATGATCAACTCTTCCTCGCTCATTTTTGCACTTGCACTTTTGGTCAACTCGTTCGCTCGCTCAGCAACTTTAGCTTTGCCTGAGAGTAGAATTCAAGATGATATAGCAAACCAAGATAGCTTTAGTTCTGTCATGGATGAAGATGGCATGAATATAGCAGGACCTAGTGATTTCTCCCCCAGAAGATTCCCTCTCATAGAGGGAAGGCTGGCTGATGAACATGGGACAAAGAGGATCTTCATCCTTTCA GATTTAGGATCAAAAGGGGCTTCTGGGAGTGACGCAAGCTCTGGTTTTGGCCGAGCCTTCACCGTGCTGTCACCATGGAGAATCGACCGTGCTCTTGCTGCAACTCAGAAGGATGAGTGGCACAATGCAGATGATCTCATCCCCATGGCCAAGAGAAACATGGACAATAAGA TGCTTCGGTGCATGATCGGGAGGGTGTACCGTCCCTGCTGGCAGGCTTGA